In one window of Mauremys reevesii isolate NIE-2019 linkage group 22, ASM1616193v1, whole genome shotgun sequence DNA:
- the LOC120388827 gene encoding paraneoplastic antigen Ma1 homolog, with amino-acid sequence MNPSNQSCAGGGVQEEMEPNEIEESLDAAEILGRVKVHIRIYNRKVQGMVALCTHSKEADLDKVPKEVKVEGIPWTILGAEQSPPSVPVSLEVDSLVQKLQALMVEEKRTREELILALGGAPTPAAPSLVGWAKELGNALKDALKPVYESAPYKRLRSFSGVSPVPSGENDYDTWRDFTVLLVQEWECSDAEKRKCVLESLKGPAMRIIQALKDSQPTATVQDYLTALESVYGATDSSEDLYYRFRHTYQEPHEQLSDFIRRLEDLLQQVVRKAGIPTKCIDFARLDQILRGTRQDGLMLWRLQLRERAQNPPPFHKLIREIREEEERLLQVDAVVQPKMAGSHTTAVLEEMEDAPSVAAALRDLTREVAMMKAQGHTVPSSRGESSRRSDGQREGCCYNCGRDGHYALDCQNKTDHARVSQRLQQTIRRFQGNTNRAWGRSNPRP; translated from the coding sequence ATGAATCCCAGTAACCAAAGCTGTGCTGGTGGCGGGGTCCAAGAAGAGATGGAACCAAATGAAATTGAGGAAAGCCTAGATGCAGCTGAAATACTGGGGAGGGTAAAGGTCCACATCCGTATTTACAACCGCAAAGTGCAGGGCATGGTAGCACTATGTACACACTCAAAGGAAGCAGATCTTGATAAAGTGCCCAAAGAGGTGAAAGTAGAAGGTATCCCCTGGACAATTCTCGGGGCAGAGCAGTCCCCTCCTAGTGTGCCTGTGTCACTTGAGGTAGATTCTTTAGTGCAGAAATTGCAAGCTCTGATGGTAGAGGAGAAGCGGACAAGAGAAGAATTAATTTTAGCATTAGGAGGGGCTCCAacacctgcagcacccagcctggtGGGATGGGCCAAAGAGCTGGGAAACGCTCTCAAAGATGCATTGAAGCCGGTATATGAAAGTGCTCCATATAAGCGGCTACGTTCATTCTCAGGGGTGTCACCTGTACCCTCAGGGGAGAATGATTATGACACCTGGAGGGATTTTACGGTGCTACTTGTCCAAGAGTGGGAATGCTCTGATGCTGAGAAGCGGAAATGTGTGCTTGAGAGTCTGAAGGGACCTGCCATGCGAATTATCCAAGCCCTGAAAGACTCACAACCAACTGCCACAGTGCAAGATTATTTAACTGCTCTTGAGAGTGTCTACGGTGCTACTGATAGCAGTGAAGACCTGTATTATCGTTTCCGCCATACCTATCAGGAGCCCCACGAACAATTGTCTGATTTCATCAGGAGACTAGAGGATTTGCTACAGCAGGTAGTGCGGAAGGCGGGCATCCCCACCAAGTGCATTGATTTCGCTAGGTTGGACCAAATCCTCCGGGGCACCCGACAAGATGGGTTGATGTTATGGCGACTGCAGCTGAGGGAGCGGGCCCAaaacccacccccattccacaagCTAATTCGAGAGATACGTGAGGAGGAGGAGCGATTGTTGCAAGTGGATGCAGTGGTGCAGCCgaagatggcagggagtcacACCACCGCAGTGCTTGAAGAGATGGAAGATGCcccatcagtggcagcagcaCTGAGAGATTTGACCCGAGAAGTGGCCATGATGAAGGCTCAGGGACATACTGTGCCATCCTCAAGAGGGGAGAGTAGCAGGAGGAGTGATGGCCAGCGAGAAGGTTGCTGTTATAACTGTGGAAGAGATGGTCACTATGCCTTGGACTGTCAAAATAAGACAGATCATGCAAGGGTATCTCAGAGATTGCAGCAGACCATTAGGAGGTTTCAGGGAAACACCAACAGGGCTTGGGGAAGGAGCAACCCAAGACCCTGA